In Arachis hypogaea cultivar Tifrunner chromosome 2, arahy.Tifrunner.gnm2.J5K5, whole genome shotgun sequence, a genomic segment contains:
- the LOC112725646 gene encoding uncharacterized protein — translation MDVDSDTDGEYNCNDNIDELLRDRFKDTTQFDGQNTGPNECAKEFYKLVDEASQELYPGCKGFTRLSFTIRLYLLKCLHGWSNASFTFLLELLKEGMPYLNIPTSFDKTKNMIKNLGLDYQKIDECPNDCMLLQRLFMCIRTVEAMSWHHNERVKDGSLRHPADGESWKAFDSRHEDFAKESRNVRLGLVSDGFNPHKTVYMDHRRFLPMNHPWRHNKRSFNGKTELRSPPQLLEGTTVFDIVQDIDNSFGKKQKRSKNGLSNWKKRSIFFELPYWKYNMFRHNLDVMHIEKNIVDSIIETLLNILGKTKDHATARFDFKDMGIRKNLQPKDTKDEKKLS, via the exons ATGGATGTTGACAGTGACACAGACGGTGAATATAACTGTAATGATAACATTGATGAGCTGTTACGTGATAGATTCAAAGATACTACACAATTTGATGGACAAAATACAGGGCCCAACGAATGTGCAAAGGAATTTTATAAATTGGTGGACGAGGCAAGCCAAGAACTATACCCCGGGTGTAAAGGATTTACAAGATTATCTTTTACTATCCGTCTTTATCTGTTAAAATGCTTGCATGGTTGGAGTAACGCATCGTTCACTTTTCTCTTAGAATTATTAAAAGAAGGAATGCCATATTTGAATATCCCTACTTCGTTTGATAAAACCAAGAATATGATAAAGAATCTGGGTCTTGACTACCAAAAGATCGATGAATGTCCTAATGACTGCATGTT ACTTCAAAGACTTTTCATGTGCATAAGGACGGTTGAAGCTATGTCTTGGCATCATAATGAGCGTGTTAAAGATGGCTCATTAAGGCATCCTGCTGATGGTGAATCATGGAAAGCATTTGACAGTCGACATGAAGATTTTGCGAAGGAGTCTCGTAATGTGAGACTAGGCTTAGTAAGCGACGGGTTCAATCC TCACAAGACTGTTTATATGGATCATCGAAGATTTTTACCCATGAATCACCCGTGGAGGCATAACAAAAGATCTTTCAATGGAAAAACTGAACTTAGGTCTCCACCCCAGTTGTTAGAGGGAACAACTGTATTTGACATAGTGCAAGATATAGATAACTCTTTCGGGAAGAAGCAAAAAAGATCAAAGAATGGGCTATCAAATTGGAAAAAGCGGTCAATATTTTTCGAATTACCATATTGGAAGTATAACATGTTTAGACATAACCTTGAtgtcatgcacatagagaagaacaTAGTTGATAGCATAATAGAAACTCTATTGAATATTCTTGGAAAGACAAAAGATCATGCAACTGCTCGTTTTGACTTTAAAGACATGGGTATCAGGAAAAACCTTCAGCCGAAAGATACGAAGGATGAAAAAAAACTAAGTTAG